The Triticum dicoccoides isolate Atlit2015 ecotype Zavitan chromosome 6A, WEW_v2.0, whole genome shotgun sequence genome has a window encoding:
- the LOC119317665 gene encoding cell differentiation protein rcd1-like, with translation MKVHDTEVIGVLLQTELIPLCLRTMEMGSELSENVVVCSLLSWLCYFLLVRRTAVFLDLQLISAPQEMVSTPSS, from the exons ATGAAG GTTCATGATACTGAGGTTATCGGCGTTCTCCTGCAAACTGAATTAATTCCTCTGTGCTTGCGTACCATGGAGATGGGCAGTGAGCTATCAGAAAAC GTTGTCGTTTGCTCATTGTTGTCCTGGCTGTGCTACTTCCTTCTG GTTAGACGAACTGCTGTGTTCCTAGACCTGCAGCTCATTTCTGCTCCTCAAG AGATGGTGTCCACGCCTTCATCATAG